Proteins from one Bacteroides mediterraneensis genomic window:
- a CDS encoding 2-oxoacid:acceptor oxidoreductase family protein, with the protein MKEEIIIAGFGGQGVLSMGKILAYSGLMENKEVTWMPAYGPEQRGGTANVTVIVSDERISSPILSKYDTAIILNQPSLAKFENKVKPGGVLIYDGYGIINPPTRKDIHVYRIDAMDEANERKMAKTFNMIVLGGLLKIRPIVSIDSVVKALHKTLPERHHHLIPMNEEAIKIGMEIIKEV; encoded by the coding sequence ATGAAAGAAGAAATTATCATCGCAGGATTTGGAGGTCAAGGGGTACTTTCCATGGGAAAAATCCTGGCATACTCCGGGTTGATGGAAAACAAGGAAGTGACCTGGATGCCTGCCTACGGTCCCGAACAGCGCGGAGGTACGGCCAACGTCACCGTCATCGTCAGCGACGAACGTATCTCTTCCCCGATTCTCAGCAAATACGATACAGCCATCATCTTGAACCAGCCTTCGCTTGCCAAGTTTGAGAACAAGGTAAAACCGGGTGGAGTACTGATTTACGACGGCTACGGCATCATCAATCCCCCGACCCGCAAGGACATCCATGTGTACCGCATCGATGCCATGGACGAAGCCAACGAACGGAAAATGGCCAAGACCTTCAACATGATTGTGCTGGGTGGCCTGCTCAAGATACGCCCTATCGTATCCATTGACAGTGTGGTAAAGGCATTGCATAAGACCTTACCCGAACGTCACCACCACTTGATTCCGATGAATGAAGAAGCCATCAAAATCGGCATGGAAATCATCAAGGAAGTCTGA
- a CDS encoding thiamine pyrophosphate-dependent enzyme → MTKEDIIKPENLVYQKPRLLNDNPMHYCPGCSHGVVHKLIAEVIDEMGMAEKAVGVSPVGCAVFMYNYLDIDCQEAAHGRAPALATAIKRLWPDRLVFTYQGDGDLACIGTAETIHALNRGEHITIIFINNAIYGMTGGQMAPTTLVGMKTSTCPYGRVPEIHGYPLKMTEIAATLQGTAYVTRQSVQSVAAIRKAKKAIRKAFECSMQKKGSSLVEIVSTCNSGWKMSPEAANKWMEENMFPFYPLGDLKDTTDIK, encoded by the coding sequence ATGACAAAAGAAGATATAATCAAACCTGAAAATCTGGTTTATCAGAAGCCTCGATTGCTGAACGATAACCCGATGCACTACTGTCCGGGATGCAGCCACGGAGTAGTCCACAAACTGATTGCCGAAGTCATCGACGAAATGGGTATGGCCGAGAAAGCCGTCGGAGTAAGTCCGGTGGGATGCGCCGTATTCATGTATAACTACCTGGACATCGACTGCCAGGAAGCCGCACACGGACGTGCGCCTGCCTTGGCCACCGCCATCAAACGCCTCTGGCCCGACCGTCTGGTATTCACATACCAAGGCGACGGTGACTTGGCCTGCATTGGTACGGCAGAAACCATCCACGCATTGAACCGTGGCGAACACATTACAATTATTTTCATCAACAACGCCATCTACGGTATGACCGGTGGACAGATGGCCCCGACCACGCTGGTGGGAATGAAGACCTCCACCTGCCCTTACGGACGTGTGCCGGAAATCCACGGCTACCCGCTGAAGATGACAGAAATCGCTGCCACCCTGCAGGGAACCGCCTACGTCACCCGCCAGTCCGTACAGTCAGTGGCTGCCATCCGCAAGGCCAAGAAAGCCATCCGCAAAGCCTTTGAATGCTCCATGCAGAAAAAAGGCTCCAGCCTGGTAGAAATTGTGTCTACCTGCAACTCCGGATGGAAAATGTCACCCGAAGCCGCCAACAAATGGATGGAAGAGAACATGTTCCCGTTCTACCCGCTGGGCGACCTGAAAGATACTACAGATATTAAATAA
- a CDS encoding 3-methyl-2-oxobutanoate dehydrogenase subunit VorB has product MAEEVVLMKGNEAIAHAAIRFGVDGYFGYPITPQSEVLETLAEQKPWETTGMVVLQAESEVAAINMVYGGAGSGKMVMTSSSSPGVSLKQEGISYIAGAELPCLVVNVMRGGPGLGTIQPSQADYFQTTKGGGHGDYHLIALAPASVQEMADFVGLAFDLAFKYRNPAMILADGVIGQMMEKVVLPEFRPRRTEEEILAQCPWATTGCKGRKPNIITSLELDPAVMEQRNLHLQAKYAEIEEKETRYEELDAEDAEYLIVAFGSCARIAQKAMEHAREEGIKVGLFRPITLWPFPSKALKERAKQVKGILTVELNSGQMIEDVRLAVECKVPVEHFGRLGGIVPDPDEVIEAIKEKLIK; this is encoded by the coding sequence ATGGCAGAAGAAGTTGTTCTTATGAAAGGTAACGAAGCTATAGCCCATGCCGCCATCCGTTTCGGCGTGGATGGTTACTTCGGTTACCCTATCACTCCCCAATCTGAAGTATTGGAAACGCTTGCCGAACAGAAACCTTGGGAAACCACCGGAATGGTAGTGCTTCAGGCCGAAAGTGAGGTAGCGGCAATTAATATGGTGTATGGAGGCGCCGGTAGCGGAAAAATGGTCATGACATCCTCATCCAGCCCGGGTGTCAGTCTGAAGCAGGAGGGTATCTCCTACATTGCAGGAGCCGAACTGCCTTGTCTGGTGGTGAACGTCATGCGAGGCGGTCCGGGATTGGGTACCATCCAGCCGAGTCAGGCCGATTATTTCCAGACCACCAAAGGTGGCGGACACGGTGACTATCACCTCATCGCACTGGCTCCGGCTTCCGTACAGGAAATGGCCGACTTTGTAGGTCTGGCTTTCGACCTGGCATTCAAATACCGCAACCCGGCCATGATTCTGGCCGACGGAGTCATCGGTCAGATGATGGAAAAAGTGGTGCTTCCGGAATTCCGCCCCCGACGGACAGAAGAGGAAATTCTGGCACAATGTCCATGGGCTACCACCGGCTGCAAAGGACGCAAGCCAAACATCATCACTTCGCTGGAACTTGACCCGGCGGTAATGGAACAGCGTAACCTGCACCTGCAAGCCAAATATGCGGAAATCGAAGAGAAAGAAACGCGCTATGAAGAGCTGGACGCAGAAGATGCGGAATACCTGATTGTAGCCTTCGGTTCGTGTGCCCGTATCGCCCAGAAAGCCATGGAACATGCCCGCGAAGAGGGAATCAAGGTCGGTCTGTTCCGCCCGATTACCCTGTGGCCTTTCCCCAGCAAGGCTTTGAAAGAAAGAGCCAAACAAGTGAAAGGTATCCTGACCGTGGAACTGAACAGCGGACAGATGATTGAAGACGTCCGTCTGGCCGTAGAATGCAAAGTACCGGTAGAGCACTTCGGACGCTTGGGCGGTATCGTTCCCGATCCGGATGAAGTAATCGAAGCCATTAAAGAAAAACTGATTAAATAA
- a CDS encoding 4Fe-4S binding protein, translating to MAKMKGVVVVNTERCKGCNLCVVACPLHVLSLTPKVNQKGYNFVQQVVEDTCNGCSSCAIVCPDGCLTVYRAKCEE from the coding sequence ATGGCTAAAATGAAAGGTGTGGTTGTAGTAAATACAGAACGCTGCAAAGGATGCAACCTGTGCGTGGTAGCTTGTCCGTTGCACGTGCTGTCGCTCACCCCAAAAGTAAATCAAAAAGGATATAATTTCGTGCAGCAGGTAGTGGAAGATACCTGCAACGGATGCTCTTCGTGCGCCATCGTGTGCCCGGACGGATGTCTCACCGTATACAGAGCAAAATGTGAAGAATAA
- a CDS encoding tol-pal system YbgF family protein encodes MNERLNHIRQLINEGNVDTAISCLNDLLLTASSPLPEAYYLLGNAFRKKGDWQGALNNYQEAISLDPESPASEARAMMMDILNFYNKDMFNQ; translated from the coding sequence ATGAATGAACGACTGAATCACATCAGACAACTGATAAATGAAGGGAATGTAGATACCGCTATATCCTGCCTGAATGATTTACTCCTCACGGCTTCCTCCCCCCTTCCGGAAGCTTATTATCTTCTGGGGAACGCCTTTCGGAAAAAAGGCGACTGGCAGGGTGCGCTGAACAATTATCAGGAAGCAATCTCTTTGGACCCGGAGAGTCCGGCATCCGAAGCCAGAGCGATGATGATGGATATACTCAATTTTTATAACAAAGATATGTTTAATCAATAA